The Gracilimonas sp. genome includes a region encoding these proteins:
- a CDS encoding CPCC family cysteine-rich protein → MSSNSSTSKVKSTCPCCHYVTLKERNIYEICPVCYWEDEG, encoded by the coding sequence ATGTCTTCAAATTCTTCTACTTCAAAAGTTAAATCTACTTGTCCTTGTTGTCATTATGTAACTCTTAAAGAGCGAAATATTTACGAAATTTGTCCTGTGTGTTATTGGGAGGATGAAGGAGA